A part of Prolixibacteraceae bacterium genomic DNA contains:
- a CDS encoding ABC-ATPase domain-containing protein, protein MHYDDHLRQELTAIDGKGYLAYKNITGKYHYKHEGFTLSIDHVQSDPFASPSRLTIRIDRKKFGFPSHLDSNSSRRVGFCDFLTRRFAKAIYHFTQGHRGSGKSGRISIDSPHQEILDRSSIVADETHIEVRFTVGLPAYGRRIASQEALAIFFDEIPILVEETLLYENIDLALLMEYIEINEDADHLRANLKELKLVAFVANQSMLPRMSGSDDRPSDNEHVVPFVSPSSYEVSVTLPNAGKVWGMGIPEGITLIVGGGFHGKSTLLKAIELGVYNHRPGDGRERVITRKDAMKIKAEDGRAVNHVNISAFIHHLPQRIDTRNFSTSNASGSTSQATNIIEALESGSDLLILDEDSSATNFMIRDAQMEKLVPRQKEPITPFIQQVRNLYDQKECSTILVMGGSGDYFSQADYVICMEEYNAIDVTIQAHDIAQSGPAIVKASAPKSFFSKRVPSPIILEGFKHKGTRKVKPVSKTKILFGSDEVDLSYVDQLISESQLRSISDSLVYAMKYIDGKRSLNEIADLIIEDLTKQGLNILGPKGIGSYAMFRKQELMAAFNRLGSVKYHHDSE, encoded by the coding sequence ATGCATTACGACGATCATTTACGCCAAGAACTTACCGCTATTGATGGAAAAGGATATTTGGCTTACAAAAATATAACAGGAAAATATCATTACAAACATGAAGGGTTTACTCTATCGATTGACCATGTTCAGAGTGATCCTTTTGCATCTCCCAGTCGACTTACCATTCGTATTGACCGAAAGAAATTTGGCTTCCCATCCCATCTTGATTCGAACTCTAGCCGTAGAGTTGGATTCTGTGATTTCCTTACGCGAAGGTTTGCAAAAGCAATTTATCACTTTACTCAAGGTCACAGAGGTAGTGGTAAAAGTGGACGTATAAGTATTGATTCTCCTCATCAAGAGATCCTTGATCGTAGTAGTATTGTAGCAGATGAGACACACATTGAAGTACGATTCACTGTTGGTCTTCCTGCCTATGGACGTCGTATCGCATCACAAGAAGCTTTAGCTATATTCTTCGATGAAATTCCTATACTTGTTGAAGAGACTCTTCTATACGAAAACATCGACCTTGCTCTTCTTATGGAGTATATTGAAATCAATGAAGATGCAGACCATTTAAGAGCAAACCTAAAAGAGTTAAAACTCGTAGCTTTCGTTGCGAACCAGTCGATGTTACCACGAATGAGTGGCTCAGATGATCGTCCTTCTGACAATGAACATGTAGTACCATTTGTTTCGCCTTCTTCTTATGAAGTAAGTGTAACTCTTCCTAATGCTGGAAAAGTTTGGGGTATGGGAATCCCAGAGGGAATCACACTAATTGTGGGTGGAGGCTTTCATGGTAAGTCAACCCTATTGAAGGCTATCGAATTAGGCGTTTACAACCATAGGCCAGGAGATGGTAGAGAACGTGTTATTACACGAAAGGATGCGATGAAAATCAAAGCCGAAGATGGTAGAGCTGTAAATCACGTCAATATTTCCGCTTTCATACATCATTTACCCCAACGTATTGACACCCGTAATTTTTCTACAAGCAATGCTTCGGGTTCAACTTCACAAGCTACGAATATTATTGAAGCTTTAGAATCTGGCTCGGATCTTTTAATACTAGATGAAGATAGCTCAGCTACAAATTTCATGATTCGTGATGCACAGATGGAAAAACTAGTTCCAAGACAAAAAGAACCAATTACTCCATTTATTCAACAAGTACGTAACTTATATGATCAAAAAGAGTGTTCTACTATTTTGGTGATGGGTGGTTCTGGTGACTATTTCTCCCAAGCAGATTACGTCATATGTATGGAAGAGTACAATGCCATTGATGTGACAATTCAAGCACACGATATCGCACAAAGTGGACCTGCCATTGTAAAAGCATCTGCACCAAAATCTTTTTTCTCAAAAAGGGTCCCATCTCCAATTATTCTAGAGGGATTTAAGCATAAGGGAACAAGAAAAGTAAAGCCTGTAAGTAAAACGAAGATTCTCTTCGGTAGCGATGAAGTAGACCTATCTTATGTGGACCAATTGATCTCAGAGAGTCAACTACGTAGTATTAGTGATAGCCTAGTTTACGCGATGAAATACATTGATGGGAAAAGATCGCTTAATGAGATTGCTGATTTGATTATTGAAGACCTTACAAAGCAAGGACTTAACATTCTTGGCCCCAAAGGAATCGGAAGTTATGCCATGTTCCGCAAACAAGAGCTAATGGCTGCATTCAATCGACTCGGAAGTGTAAAATATCACCATGACTCAGAGTAG
- a CDS encoding L-serine ammonia-lyase — MESIREIFRIGNGPSSSHTMGPMKAAEMYRSRFADESQFRVTLYGSLAATGKGHLTDWAIEKVFNDKDLEIVWEPDVFLPEHPNGMKFEVMKDGIWSDEWLSFSIGGGAVVDDISQGATPSIYPLGTMDEILKWCYDNGKQIWEFVEAYESEDIWGYLEEVWEVMKAAIERGLDAEGTLPGIIKYPRKAASYYTKARNFERTMKKRSMVYAFALAVSEENAGGGQIVTAPTCGACGVVPSVLFHMQKYEKISDVRIIRALATAGLIGTLVKKNASISGAEVGCQGEVGTACAMASAAATQLSGGSIFQVEYAAEMGLEHHLGLTCDPIAGLVQVPCIERNAFAAARALSHKNYAMLSDGRHMISFDKVTITMKQTGDDLPNLYKETSEGGLAHFHGIKGAN, encoded by the coding sequence ATGGAATCGATAAGAGAGATTTTTCGTATTGGTAATGGACCTTCATCAAGTCATACGATGGGGCCGATGAAAGCAGCGGAGATGTATAGGTCTCGATTTGCAGATGAGAGTCAATTTCGTGTGACTTTATATGGAAGTTTGGCAGCAACAGGAAAGGGACACCTTACTGATTGGGCAATTGAAAAAGTCTTTAACGATAAAGATCTTGAAATCGTCTGGGAGCCAGATGTTTTTCTTCCTGAGCATCCAAATGGAATGAAGTTTGAAGTAATGAAAGATGGTATATGGAGTGATGAATGGCTCTCTTTTTCCATTGGTGGTGGTGCGGTCGTGGATGATATTTCACAAGGAGCTACTCCATCTATTTACCCTCTAGGTACGATGGATGAAATTCTAAAGTGGTGCTATGATAATGGGAAACAGATTTGGGAGTTTGTAGAGGCATACGAATCGGAAGATATTTGGGGTTATTTAGAGGAAGTTTGGGAGGTAATGAAAGCAGCTATTGAGAGAGGACTCGATGCTGAAGGTACATTGCCTGGTATAATTAAATATCCTCGAAAAGCAGCGAGTTATTATACGAAGGCTCGTAATTTTGAACGTACTATGAAGAAACGTTCTATGGTATATGCATTTGCATTGGCTGTTTCCGAAGAGAATGCTGGAGGTGGTCAGATTGTTACAGCGCCAACTTGTGGTGCCTGTGGTGTGGTTCCTTCAGTTCTTTTTCATATGCAGAAATATGAAAAGATTTCTGATGTTCGTATTATCAGGGCTTTGGCTACCGCTGGATTGATTGGGACTTTGGTAAAGAAGAATGCATCGATATCTGGTGCAGAGGTTGGTTGCCAAGGTGAGGTTGGAACTGCTTGTGCAATGGCATCTGCAGCTGCAACACAGCTGAGCGGTGGATCGATATTTCAAGTAGAATATGCAGCGGAGATGGGGCTAGAGCATCATCTTGGTTTAACATGTGATCCTATTGCAGGACTTGTTCAAGTTCCTTGTATTGAACGGAATGCTTTTGCCGCAGCAAGGGCACTAAGCCATAAAAACTATGCGATGTTATCAGATGGACGTCATATGATAAGCTTTGATAAGGTAACCATCACGATGAAGCAGACTGGTGACGATCTTCCAAATCTGTACAAAGAGACTTCTGAAGGCGGTTTGGCTCATTTTCATGGAATTAAAGGTGCCAACTAA
- a CDS encoding ABC transporter ATP-binding protein/permease, with the protein MKYILSVFKRYLSPYKGKVFLTFFYNILGALFGAVSFASFSPILGVLFKTQKMVTDPGPFVWTSIDSYKNHLNYYVTELMSVSAPATALLYIGLFMVVMVLLKVGFTYMAIYVMVPLRNNVVRDIRVSLYKKITSLPIGFFSEERKGDIMARMTGDVAEVEASVMNSLEMFFKNPVIIIVSLSVMITMSWQLTLFVFALLPIVGYFIGKVGKSLKKPSMKGQNKMGEILSRIEETLTGLRIVQAFNAEKMVRRRFYEESTDYRNIMNDLMWRRALAHPMSEFLGTGVMIIVLWYGGSLVLKGDNPPLSPEEFITYLVFFYSIINPAKAFSTALYSIQKGMASMERIDAILDAENKIIDGKTEFPIEGFKGEVAYENVSFKYNDNGPQVLKNVNVTIQKGQTVAFVGQSGSGKSTLVDLLPRFWDVQEGRITIDGKDIKEMTIHSLRDLMGNVNQEPILFNDSFYNNITFGVEGATMEQVIEAAKVANAHEFIVATEDGYESNIGDRGNKLSGGQRQRLSIARAVLKNPPIMILDEATSALDTESEVLVQQALDNLMKNRTSIVVAHRLSTIRNADLICVFDKGEIVEFGNHHKLYEDDKIYRKLVDMQSHNR; encoded by the coding sequence ATGAAATATATTTTAAGTGTATTCAAACGATATCTTTCTCCCTACAAGGGGAAAGTGTTTTTGACTTTTTTTTATAATATTTTAGGTGCATTATTTGGTGCCGTTTCTTTTGCATCGTTTAGTCCTATACTAGGTGTTCTGTTTAAGACTCAAAAAATGGTGACTGATCCAGGCCCATTTGTTTGGACTTCTATCGATAGTTATAAAAACCATTTAAATTATTATGTGACAGAACTGATGAGTGTTTCTGCACCTGCCACTGCACTTCTATATATTGGACTGTTTATGGTGGTTATGGTCCTTCTGAAAGTAGGATTCACTTATATGGCAATTTACGTGATGGTCCCGCTTAGAAATAATGTCGTAAGAGATATTCGAGTGTCACTATATAAAAAGATAACAAGTCTACCTATTGGTTTCTTCTCTGAAGAACGAAAGGGAGATATCATGGCACGTATGACTGGTGATGTGGCTGAAGTTGAGGCATCGGTGATGAACTCATTGGAGATGTTTTTTAAAAATCCAGTGATCATTATTGTATCTCTATCAGTAATGATTACGATGAGTTGGCAATTGACTCTATTCGTTTTTGCACTCCTACCAATTGTTGGTTATTTTATTGGAAAAGTTGGTAAGAGTCTAAAGAAGCCTTCAATGAAAGGGCAGAATAAGATGGGAGAGATCCTTTCTCGTATTGAAGAGACATTGACAGGACTTCGTATTGTACAAGCGTTTAATGCTGAGAAGATGGTGCGTAGACGTTTCTATGAAGAGAGTACTGATTATCGTAACATCATGAATGATTTGATGTGGAGAAGGGCTCTTGCACATCCTATGAGCGAATTCTTAGGAACAGGAGTTATGATCATTGTTTTATGGTATGGAGGTAGCTTGGTGCTGAAAGGAGATAATCCACCATTGTCTCCAGAGGAGTTTATTACCTATTTAGTGTTTTTCTACTCAATCATAAATCCTGCAAAAGCTTTTAGTACAGCATTATATAGTATACAAAAAGGTATGGCATCGATGGAACGTATAGATGCAATACTGGATGCAGAGAATAAGATTATCGATGGTAAAACCGAATTTCCTATTGAAGGTTTTAAAGGTGAGGTTGCTTATGAAAATGTATCTTTCAAATATAATGACAATGGTCCACAGGTATTGAAGAATGTAAACGTAACGATACAAAAAGGACAAACCGTTGCTTTTGTTGGTCAATCAGGATCTGGAAAATCAACTCTTGTAGACCTTCTTCCGCGTTTTTGGGATGTTCAAGAAGGTAGGATTACTATCGATGGTAAGGATATCAAAGAGATGACAATCCACTCTTTGAGAGATTTAATGGGAAATGTGAATCAAGAACCTATCCTGTTTAATGACTCATTCTATAACAATATTACATTTGGTGTAGAGGGTGCAACGATGGAGCAAGTTATAGAAGCAGCGAAGGTGGCTAATGCACATGAGTTTATTGTTGCAACAGAAGATGGTTATGAATCAAACATTGGAGATCGTGGAAACAAGCTGTCGGGAGGTCAAAGACAACGTCTTTCTATTGCTCGAGCTGTTTTAAAGAATCCTCCTATTATGATTCTCGATGAAGCAACTTCAGCTTTGGATACTGAAAGTGAAGTATTAGTGCAACAAGCTCTAGATAACTTGATGAAGAATCGAACATCTATTGTGGTTGCACACCGCCTCTCTACTATTCGCAATGCAGATCTTATCTGTGTCTTTGATAAGGGAGAGATCGTAGAGTTTGGTAATCATCATAAGCTATACGAAGATGATAAGATCTATCGAAAACTGGTAGATATGCAATCACATAATAGATAA
- the recR gene encoding recombination mediator RecR, producing MNHSNNSSFLLDKAVEELSQLPGIGKQTALRLALHLLKKGEPALNKFGQTFITMGANIQKCSICQNISDREVCSICEDQERDTQTVCIVENIRDVLSIENTSQFNGRYHVLGGTISPMDGIGPADLEIDSLISRMENESIKEVILALSTTMEGDTTNFYLYKKLQSFDIRISVLARGVSVGDELYYTDTITLGKSITNRSVFDPSI from the coding sequence ATGAACCATTCAAACAATTCATCTTTTCTACTAGACAAAGCAGTGGAAGAGCTATCTCAATTACCTGGTATTGGAAAACAAACAGCATTACGTTTGGCTTTACACCTTCTAAAGAAGGGAGAACCTGCACTTAATAAGTTTGGGCAAACCTTTATCACAATGGGGGCTAATATCCAAAAATGTAGTATTTGTCAAAATATTTCAGATAGAGAAGTTTGTAGTATTTGTGAAGATCAAGAGAGAGATACACAAACAGTGTGTATTGTAGAAAACATCAGGGATGTTTTATCCATTGAAAATACGAGTCAGTTTAATGGAAGATATCATGTTCTTGGAGGAACAATCTCTCCAATGGATGGTATTGGTCCTGCAGATCTTGAGATAGATAGTCTAATATCAAGAATGGAGAACGAATCGATCAAAGAGGTAATTCTTGCTCTAAGTACTACAATGGAGGGAGACACTACAAACTTTTATTTGTACAAAAAACTTCAATCGTTTGACATAAGAATATCCGTTCTTGCTAGAGGCGTCTCTGTGGGTGATGAACTTTATTATACTGATACTATCACACTAGGAAAATCTATTACGAATCGTTCTGTTTTTGACCCATCCATATAA
- a CDS encoding GNAT family N-acetyltransferase produces the protein MQSFFDTHHLNLRPVEPEDIDTLYQWENNTTLWEVGQSSIPFSRYVLKQYVETINDDIFAAQQLRLIIEEKSSKEVLGAVDLYDFDPLHRRAGIGILIFSNKYQRRGYATEALEAIEKYAFHFLGLHQIYATVTDDNSASIKLFERLDFEHTSTKKDWIRRGGKWMDQLLFQKITPFQQRKFE, from the coding sequence ATGCAATCTTTTTTTGACACACACCACCTAAATCTACGACCTGTTGAACCTGAAGATATTGACACATTGTATCAATGGGAGAACAATACAACACTATGGGAAGTAGGACAAAGTTCTATCCCATTTTCTCGTTATGTTCTCAAACAGTATGTTGAGACCATCAATGATGATATCTTTGCGGCCCAACAACTGAGACTTATTATTGAAGAGAAAAGCTCAAAAGAGGTACTTGGGGCAGTCGATCTTTATGATTTTGATCCTCTTCATCGAAGAGCGGGAATTGGAATCCTAATTTTCTCAAACAAATATCAAAGAAGAGGTTATGCAACAGAGGCACTAGAGGCAATTGAGAAATATGCCTTCCATTTTTTAGGTCTACATCAGATTTATGCAACCGTTACAGATGACAATAGTGCAAGTATTAAACTCTTCGAGAGGTTAGACTTTGAACACACCTCAACAAAAAAAGATTGGATACGAAGAGGAGGTAAATGGATGGATCAATTGCTATTTCAGAAGATCACACCATTTCAACAACGAAAGTTTGAGTAA
- a CDS encoding type I restriction enzyme HsdR N-terminal domain-containing protein — protein sequence MIQLNLPKAKLRGKKQDDKPYVWDMFRSKYVRLTPEEWVRQHFAHYMVNHLEYPASLMVIEYATKVNGLDRRSDIVVFNNKRTPVLAVECKAPSVKITQDVFNQIANYNLDLNVDYLVVTNGLNHYCCKLDRKNHRYDFIEMIPPYSNFRC from the coding sequence ATGATCCAATTAAATCTTCCAAAGGCAAAGTTACGAGGCAAAAAGCAGGATGACAAACCTTATGTATGGGATATGTTTAGATCAAAATATGTTCGTCTTACGCCAGAGGAGTGGGTCCGTCAGCATTTTGCTCACTATATGGTTAATCATCTTGAATATCCCGCATCCTTAATGGTTATTGAATATGCAACTAAGGTCAATGGTTTGGATAGAAGGAGTGATATCGTTGTTTTTAATAACAAGAGAACACCTGTATTAGCAGTAGAATGTAAGGCTCCTTCTGTTAAAATAACGCAAGATGTCTTTAATCAAATCGCAAACTATAATCTAGACCTTAATGTGGACTACCTTGTGGTAACCAATGGACTTAACCACTATTGTTGTAAGCTAGATCGAAAGAATCACCGTTATGATTTTATCGAGATGATTCCTCCTTACTCAAACTTTCGTTGTTGA
- a CDS encoding AMP nucleosidase, with the protein MKTKEEITQNWLPRYTGKNLDTFGEYIILTNFQYYVQVFAKLFDVQIEGEGRSMPNATANDMTIINFGMGSPNAATILDLLSAISPKAVLFLGKCGGLKKKNDLGDLILPIAAIRSDGTSNDYLPPEVPALPAFSLQRAISSAIKSYNRDYWTGTVLTTNRRVWEYDERFKKYLRKTRAMAVDMETATVFTVGFANQIPTGALLLVSDQPMISDGVKTESSDKKVTENYVEEHIRIGISALEVLRDGGESVKHLKF; encoded by the coding sequence ATGAAGACCAAAGAAGAGATAACACAAAATTGGCTTCCACGTTATACTGGAAAAAACCTAGATACTTTTGGTGAATATATTATTCTCACCAACTTTCAATACTATGTACAAGTATTTGCTAAACTATTTGATGTACAGATCGAAGGTGAAGGTCGATCTATGCCCAATGCGACTGCGAATGACATGACCATTATCAACTTTGGAATGGGTAGCCCAAATGCTGCAACAATCCTTGACCTACTTAGTGCTATTTCCCCAAAGGCTGTATTATTTTTAGGTAAATGTGGCGGATTAAAAAAGAAGAATGATTTGGGAGACCTTATCTTGCCTATTGCAGCTATTCGTAGTGATGGTACATCAAATGATTATCTTCCACCAGAAGTTCCTGCATTACCAGCATTTAGCTTGCAACGAGCAATCTCGTCAGCAATTAAAAGTTACAATCGAGATTATTGGACTGGAACCGTGTTAACCACCAATAGAAGAGTCTGGGAATACGATGAAAGGTTCAAGAAATATTTACGCAAAACAAGAGCGATGGCTGTGGATATGGAAACAGCTACAGTATTCACTGTTGGCTTTGCAAACCAGATACCTACAGGAGCACTTCTTTTAGTTTCTGATCAACCGATGATTTCAGATGGAGTTAAAACAGAGAGCAGTGATAAAAAAGTAACAGAGAACTATGTAGAAGAACATATTCGTATTGGTATTAGTGCACTCGAAGTACTTCGTGACGGTGGAGAATCTGTAAAACACCTTAAATTTTAA
- the holA gene encoding DNA polymerase III subunit delta gives MSFHNILKDIEQKKFSPIYFLEGEESFYIDEITNKLESTVLTEDEKAFNQTTLYGKDTDVNEIMLAAKRFPMMSEHQLIIVKEAQNIRNIEAIDSYCKNPLQSTILVINYRYKNIDKRKALAKTIKKNGVLFDAKKPYESDIPNWINSRVKSMGYTIDPKATMLIAESIGNSLAQLSNNIDKLSIGIKPGDKITLENVEKNIGISKEFNSFELQDAIGTKDVVKANLIVNHMGGNPKQYPFAANIAVLYNYFKKLLMMHYAKVKSKDELARFMGVHPFFLTGYSKAARNYNIRNVVAIIGLLREYDRLSKGGAPTNTTEGDLLKELVYKIMHI, from the coding sequence ATGAGTTTTCATAATATCTTAAAAGATATTGAACAAAAGAAATTCTCTCCTATCTATTTTTTAGAAGGAGAGGAGTCTTTCTATATTGATGAAATCACCAACAAGCTTGAAAGCACAGTACTAACCGAAGATGAGAAAGCATTTAACCAAACGACTCTTTACGGTAAAGACACTGATGTTAATGAAATAATGCTTGCAGCCAAAAGATTTCCAATGATGTCTGAACACCAACTAATCATTGTAAAAGAGGCTCAAAATATTCGTAACATTGAAGCAATAGATTCCTACTGCAAGAATCCTCTTCAAAGTACTATATTGGTCATCAATTATCGTTATAAGAATATCGATAAGAGAAAGGCACTTGCGAAGACTATCAAAAAAAATGGGGTGCTATTTGATGCAAAAAAACCCTACGAAAGTGATATACCCAATTGGATAAATAGCAGAGTAAAATCCATGGGATACACTATTGATCCAAAAGCAACGATGCTTATTGCAGAATCTATTGGAAACAGTCTAGCTCAACTTTCCAACAATATCGATAAACTAAGTATTGGTATTAAACCTGGAGATAAGATTACCCTTGAAAATGTTGAAAAGAATATTGGCATCAGTAAAGAGTTCAATAGTTTTGAGCTTCAAGATGCTATTGGAACAAAAGATGTCGTAAAAGCAAATCTTATTGTAAATCATATGGGTGGAAACCCAAAACAATATCCTTTTGCTGCGAACATTGCTGTTCTATATAACTATTTCAAAAAGCTTCTTATGATGCACTATGCCAAGGTGAAATCAAAGGATGAACTAGCAAGATTTATGGGTGTACACCCTTTCTTCTTGACTGGATACTCTAAAGCTGCAAGAAACTATAACATACGTAATGTCGTAGCAATTATCGGCCTGCTTCGTGAATATGACCGACTTTCAAAAGGTGGAGCACCAACGAATACTACTGAAGGGGATCTGTTGAAAGAATTAGTTTATAAAATAATGCACATTTAA
- a CDS encoding rhomboid family intramembrane serine protease has protein sequence MILSITTLLCITIGIVSYYSFQDMSLFEKLEFNSYKIVHKSEYYRLFTHAFVHGDWNHLIINLLVLYSFGSNVEGFFIGNFGSLGSIYYILLFVLSLPISSIVDLIKYKDNPHYNAVGASGAVSAILFCSIFLNPWGKIYFFAVLPIPGVLFGAGYIYYSYYMGQKNSDNVGHYAHLTGALFGFIYPLFINFNKFLTHFIQQF, from the coding sequence ATGATTTTATCTATTACTACACTGCTTTGTATTACCATAGGAATTGTTTCATATTACTCTTTTCAAGACATGTCTCTATTTGAGAAACTTGAATTTAACTCATATAAAATAGTTCATAAGTCTGAATACTATCGTTTATTCACACATGCTTTTGTTCACGGAGATTGGAATCATCTAATCATAAACTTATTAGTACTTTATTCATTTGGATCAAATGTAGAAGGATTCTTCATTGGCAATTTTGGAAGCTTAGGATCAATATATTACATACTTCTTTTTGTCTTATCACTACCTATTTCATCTATTGTAGATCTTATTAAATACAAAGACAATCCACACTATAATGCAGTAGGAGCATCTGGTGCCGTTTCTGCAATTCTATTTTGCTCTATATTCTTAAACCCTTGGGGGAAAATATATTTCTTTGCAGTATTACCTATTCCAGGTGTACTTTTTGGAGCCGGATACATATATTATAGCTACTATATGGGACAGAAAAACAGCGATAATGTTGGGCATTATGCACATCTAACAGGTGCTCTATTTGGTTTTATCTATCCGTTATTTATTAACTTCAATAAATTTCTTACTCATTTCATTCAGCAGTTCTAA
- a CDS encoding YqgE/AlgH family protein — MKIFNKDFLEINNSDSFKQGSFMIAEPFMVGRFFSRSVIYIVERTDEGIVGFVLNQLVPYKASALIDGFPDTDCDLFYGGPLDTDRLFYIHTLGDILSGSVQIEEGLYWGGDLEELKSMLSSGYATKDNVRFFLGYSGWSEKQLKDEIEMKNWKVIAPGMISVFPPSIMLWEDTLTQLGEHYSSWKYFPRHPSLN; from the coding sequence ATGAAGATATTTAATAAGGACTTTCTTGAGATAAATAATTCCGATTCTTTTAAACAAGGATCTTTTATGATTGCGGAGCCATTTATGGTAGGTCGATTCTTTTCACGTTCCGTGATTTACATTGTTGAAAGAACAGATGAAGGGATCGTTGGTTTTGTGTTGAATCAATTGGTTCCTTATAAGGCATCGGCTTTGATTGATGGCTTTCCTGATACTGATTGTGATCTTTTTTATGGAGGACCTTTAGATACGGATCGTTTGTTCTATATTCACACTCTTGGGGATATCTTGAGTGGAAGTGTTCAAATAGAAGAGGGACTTTATTGGGGTGGAGATCTTGAGGAGTTGAAAAGTATGCTTAGTAGCGGTTATGCAACAAAAGATAATGTGAGATTTTTCCTCGGTTATTCTGGTTGGTCTGAAAAGCAATTAAAAGACGAGATAGAGATGAAGAATTGGAAAGTTATAGCTCCGGGTATGATCTCTGTATTTCCACCTAGTATTATGCTTTGGGAGGATACTCTAACGCAATTAGGTGAGCATTATTCGAGTTGGAAATATTTCCCGCGTCACCCATCTCTGAATTAG
- a CDS encoding septum formation initiator family protein, translating into MLRLKAKYRITSRFAFFSVFVGFLFWSFFLDSHSYIAFKRHEKELKQLKRVHEQHRISIEKNRQRLKELSENNGDLEKYARERFYMKKRHEKVFVVMEE; encoded by the coding sequence ATGTTAAGATTAAAAGCAAAGTATCGTATTACATCACGTTTTGCATTCTTTTCTGTATTTGTTGGATTCCTTTTTTGGAGTTTCTTTTTAGATTCACACTCTTATATTGCTTTTAAACGACATGAAAAGGAGTTGAAGCAGCTAAAGAGGGTCCATGAGCAACATAGAATTTCTATTGAGAAGAATCGACAGCGTTTGAAGGAGTTGTCGGAAAATAATGGTGACTTAGAGAAATATGCAAGAGAGCGTTTCTATATGAAGAAACGGCATGAAAAGGTATTCGTTGTAATGGAAGAATGA